In Natronogracilivirga saccharolytica, the DNA window GCCATTGAGCATTTGGGCAAGTTCGGCAACGGTGAGACCATGAACGTAAGGGATCGGATACTGGCTCACAAAAGAGAAATATCCCTCCTCAGCAAGATTGCCTTCAATACGGTTTCCTCCAAGGGGATTGGGACGGTCAAGCACAACAACCTCAATGCCCTGCTCGGCGGCAGCTTCCATTACCAGTCCCATGGTACTGATATAGGTGTAAGAGCGCACGCCGATATCCTGGATATCGTAAACCAGGACGTCAATATTCTGCAGCATATCCTCACCGGGCTTGCGTGTGGGCCCGTAAAGAGAGTATACCGGAAGACCCGTCCGTTCATCAGTATAGCTTTCAACATACTCCCCGGCGTCATAGTCCCCCCGGACACCGTGCTCAGGTCCGAAAAGGGCAACAAGATTCACCTGTTCGGCATCATGGAAAATATCCACAATAGAAAGCAAATTACCGTCCACACCCGTGGCATTGGTAATGAGTCCGACCCTTTTGTCTTGCAGTACATCAAAGTCACGATCAATCAGAACTTCAAGTCCGGTCTTTACGCGCATATCTTGTTCTTCACCATGTGTGTTTTCACATCCGGAAAGTGCAGAAAATGCAAGCAAACCGGACAAAATGATTATTGCTAACGATTTCATGTGTTTATAGTTTTTTGATTTTTAGGTCACAGGAACCGAAGGTCACGAAGTGAAATGACATACCCGTATGTATTCCAGCCCCTGTGTGTGTCCGGGCGCCGGCCCGGTCATGGCTATTCACCTGTTTTGGTTTTGGATTACATCATTGATTAATAATGCCACATGATGACATATGCCCATCATGTGTATGTGTCCCTGTTTTTTAGGTTAAAGTCACAATCTACGGATCAATTTTGAAAAATCATTTAATTTCGCCTGAAAATTTTCATAAACTTGCCATCTGATTCCGGTATTCTGACGGCGGGACGCAACGCACCAAAAACCTGACCGATGCTTTTGGCTTTCAGATTGTGATTGCGTAAATTTCCTACGCATAATATTACCAATACCGGCCGTTAAACCGGCCCGGATTGTTACAGGGATCAGATTCACTATTACCAAACCAAAACTTGTATGTCAAATAATGTGACGTGTTTTCTTCCAAATCATGGCGGGAAACATACCGAAAAAACCATAGACGCTCTCCTTGCATCCGACAAAATCACCGAAATCGTATTGCTTGGTGATCAGCCCTCAGGTATTTCAAAAGAGAGGACAACAGATCTTCAGGTAGATGCACTCAAGAGCAGCAAGGCTTTTCGAGCCATATCAGAACATGCTCAAAGTGATTACATCCTGTATCTGCTTACAGACACGCTGATCGATCCCGGACAGTTCTGCATTGACCGGATGGTTCAGGTGGCGGATGATACCGGGGCCGGAATCGTCTACTCCGATTACCGGGAAATTGAAGGCGACAAGACCACTGCGCATCCGGTTACCGACTACCAGTTCGGAAGCGTAAGAGATGATTTTGATTTCGGTCCGCTTGTGTTGATCCGTTCCAAAGCACTCAGCGAAGCCGTTGCATCTTTTGAAAAGGATTTTTCTTTTGCCGGCTGGTATGATACACGCCTGCGCATATCACAAAATTACGAACTGTCTCGTATTTCCGAGTTTCTGTACAATACGGTGGCCACCGACACCCGCAAATCGGGCGAAAAAATGTTCGATTATGTCGATCCCAAAAACCGGGATGTCCAGATTGAAATGGAGGAGGCCTTTACAAGTCACCTC includes these proteins:
- a CDS encoding exo-beta-N-acetylmuramidase NamZ domain-containing protein, with amino-acid sequence MKSLAIIILSGLLAFSALSGCENTHGEEQDMRVKTGLEVLIDRDFDVLQDKRVGLITNATGVDGNLLSIVDIFHDAEQVNLVALFGPEHGVRGDYDAGEYVESYTDERTGLPVYSLYGPTRKPGEDMLQNIDVLVYDIQDIGVRSYTYISTMGLVMEAAAEQGIEVVVLDRPNPLGGNRIEGNLAEEGYFSFVSQYPIPYVHGLTVAELAQMLNGEQMLENGIQTDLEVVPMENWERSMTFEDTGLHWVPTSPHIPHARSPIFYVATGMFGELQILSEGVGYTLPFEVFGAEWIDPDKLAAELNKLELPGVIFRPVSWPAFYGRDEGKRLTGVQIHITDYTELDLTSLGFRFLEVHNELYPDKNPFEMATDDRIRMFDRVAGTSKVRERFMENMRYEDLHDFLNKDVESFRELSRQYWLYQ